The region CACACGGGTTGTGTAGGCTTTGGTAATGCCCAGAACATAATTGATCGCGTTCGGACCAAGCCCCGAACCAGTCGCAGCCTGACCGGCAATCGTGTTGGACGATGTGACAAACGGATAGGTACCGTGGTCAATATCCAGCAGAGCACCCTGAGCACCTTCAAACAGAATCCGATCCCCGGCCTTGCGACGTTCGTCGAGCAGATACCAGACTTTGTCCATGAAAGGCAGGATCTTGTCTGCCACACCAACCAATTCATCATAGATCGTCTGCGCAGAGATTTCCTCAACACCAAGACCGCGACGAATGGCATTGTGATGCACAAGAAGCCGTTCGATTTTGCCCGGCAGGGTATTCAGGTTCACCAGATCCATAAGGCGGATAGCACGACGACCGACCTTGTCTTCATAAGCCGGACCAATGCCGCGTCTTGTGGTCCCGATGCGCGTATCAGCAGACGAATTATTCTCGCGGATAGCATCCAGCTCCTGATGGAGGGACAGGATCAGCGGCGTATTCTCGGCAATGCGCAGATTGGCTTCAGAAACAGCAACACCCTGTTCGGCAAGACGACCAATCTCATCAGCCAGCGCACGCGGGTCCAGAACAACGCCATTGCCGATAACCGCCATCTTGTCCTGACGGACCACACCGGAGGGCAACAGGCTCAGCTTGTACTTTACCCCGTCAATAACCAATGTATGACCGGCATTGTGGCCGCCCTGAAAGCGGACAACCACATCGGCGCGCTCGGACAGCCAGTCAACGATTTTTCCTTTGCCTTCGTCCCCCCACTGAGAACCGACGACAACCACATTGGCCATGAGAACTACTCCTGAACTCGGGAATCAACGCAAAGCGTGATGCAAGACATAATCGCGTGCGTTATAGCGACGTTCTATAGGAATTGCGAGCCCGGACCGCAGTTCATATGGCCATTCTCAAAAAAAACCGCCGCGAGGCCGCGACGGTTCAAGAGATCACAGAGATATTCAGCCAGCTTCAGAACTGAAGAGGCTTTGCCTGCACCACGCCTTCAAGGTTGCCAACCTCCGCAAGAACCGCTTCAGTGAGACATCCGTCTATCTCCAGAAGAGCAATCGCATCCTGCCCCTGGCTCTGACGTCCCAGGTTAAAGGTCGCAATATTGACCGCCGCATTTCCGAGAACCGTCCCCAGGCGGCCAATGAAACCCGGCTTGTCCTGGTTGGAAATATACAACATGTTGGCACCAAGCTCGGCTTCCATATTGATGCCCTTGATCTGGATAACACGCGGCTTGCCGTCCGAGAAAACCGTCCCGGCCACCGAGCGTTCCTGCCGATCAGTGATTACTGTCAAACGGATATAGCTTTCATACGCGCCCTGCTGCTCACGACGGACTTCTTCAAGAGCAATACCACGTTCCTTGGCCATAGCCGGGGCGGAGACCATGTTCACGGTCTGGAGCAAAGGCTGAAGAACCCCGGCCAAAGCTGCCGATGAGAGGGCTTTCACATTCATGGAAGCAACAGCACCCTCATATTCTATGCGAATGCCCTTAAGCCCCGTTTCAGTCAGCTGTCCGGCAAACAGGCCCAGCTGCTCGGCAAGTTTGACAAAAGGTGTCAGCTTCGGGGCTTCTTCAGCACTGATTGACGGCATGTTCAGAGCATTTGTGACGGCCCCGCTCAACAGATAATCAGACATCTGCTCCGCAATCTGTACCGCAACATTCTCCTGCGCTTCAGTGGTCGCAGCACCGAGATGGGGCGTGCAGATAACATTTGGCAAGTCGAACAGCGGATTTTCCCTGGCGGGCTCCTCCTCAAACACATCAAGCGCCACACCGGCCACCTTGCCCGCTTCCAAAGCCACTTTAAGGGCTTCTTCGACGATCAGCCCTCCACGGGCGCAATTGACGATGCGAACACCATCCTTCATCAGATGCAATGCACGGGCGTCAATGATGTTACGCGTCTTGTCGGTCAACGGTGTATGCAGCGTTATGAAATCAGCGCGGCGCAGCAGATCATCCAGTTCTACCTTTTCCACACCAAGATCCACGGCCCGCTCTTCAGAAAGGAACGGGTCAAATGCCACGACCTTCATCCGAAGGCCAAGGGCACGATCGGCCACGACCGCACCGATATTACCGCATCCGATGACACCAAGAACCTTTCCGGTAATCTCGACACCCATGAAGCGGGATTTCTCCCATTTACTGGCCCGCGTGGATATGTCTGCCGCCGGTATCTGGCGAGCAAGCGCCAGCATAAGTGAAATCGCATGCTCTGCTGTTGTGATGGAATTGCCGAAAGGCGTATTCATCACGACGATACCCTTCTGGGTCGCCTTTGGCAGATCAATATTGTCGACACCGATACCGGCCCGACCAATCACTTTGAGATTGTCCGCTGCATCGATGATTTTTTCCGTGGCCTTGGTCGCGGACCGAATAGCCAGGCCATCATATTGCCCTATCACCTGCCGGAGGGCCTCTTTATCCTTGCCCAGATCAGGCTGGAAATCCACGTCGATACCGCGATCACGGAAGATCTGAACGGCAGTTTCAGAAAGCTTGTCAGAAATAAGAACACGAGGTGCCATAATACACTCCTGCTGCGAGCCTGTGCGCTCGCCAAATCAATGGGAAAAGTCTGGATTTACGCTGTCAGGCAATCAGGCTGCTGCGGATAGTGCCTGCTTTTCGGACGCGAAGGCCCAGTCAAGCCAGGGCAGCAGCGCCCGGACGTCATCCGGCTCAACAGTTGCCCCTGTCCAGATTCTGAGGCCGGGAGGCGCATCGCGATAGGCACCAATATCATAGGCGATACCGCGTCCTTCAAGCCGGGACACCAGTCCTTTGGCAAAAGCGCGCTGGCCCGCATCATCAAGAGCGGCAATATCCGGATCAACAATGGACAGGCAGACAGACGTATTCGAACGGGTTCCCGGATCAACCGCAAGAAAATCCACCCAGGCCGTTTCAGTGGCCCATTCGGCGATCGCACCAGCGCTGTCATCGGCCCGGGCAATCAGGGCGGGCAGCCCGCCAATGGACTTTGCCCAGTCCAGAGCATCCAGATAATCCTCGACACACAGCATGGATGGCGTGTTGATCGTTGCACCTTCAAAGATACCGGCAATCAGCTTGCCACCCTTCGTCAGGCGGAAGATCTTCGGTAATGGCCACGCAGGTGTGTAGGTCTCAAGCCGTTCCACGGCCCGCGGCCCGAGAATAAGGACTCCATGAGCCCCCTCACCACCCAGCACCTTCTGCCAGGAGAATGTCACCACATCCAACTTGTCAAACGGCAGAGGCTGGGCGAATGCTGCCGATGTGGCATCACAAATGGTCAGGCCCGCCCGGTCAGCAGAAATCCAGTCACCATTCGGCACACGAACACCGGATGTAGTTCCGTTCCAGGTAAAGACCACATCCCGATCGCAGTCCACTGCGGAAAGGTCAGGCAACAGACCATAGTCGGCCTCGAGCACCCGCACATCATCAAGCTTCAATTGTTTGCTGACATCGGTGACCCAGCCCTTGCCGAAAGATTCCCAGGCAAGCATATCGACGCCACGCGCACCGAGCAGCGACCAAAGGGCCATCTCGACGGCACCCGTATCAGATGCAGGCACGATACCGATCAGATGCGTATCGGGCACCTGCAGAACAGTCCGCGTCATGTCAATGGCGCGTTTCAGACGGTCTTTGCCAAGCTTTGCACGATGAGAGCGCCCCAATGGAGCCCGAGCAAGATTGTCGACGGTCCATCCGGGTCTTTTGGCACAAGGGCCAGACGAAAAACGGGGATTGCCCGGCGCAGTGCCGGGTACGGTAGGTTCAGCCATATCTCTACCCTTTCAGATAGCTGCCCCTCGTTGGGGAGGGGTGTCCCACCGCTGTATCTACGCTCCAAAACGTCGCCCGTCAACCAATTCATGTCGGTTTAAGATCATACGATAGATCTACCAGCCAAACAGAAAACCGGCGCACAAGGCGCCGGTTCCAAATTTCAGGTCTCAGGAAGTTCCTGGGATTAGTGCAGCTCGTAACGGAAGCCGACACGAACTTCATGAGCATCAATATCTTCGTGGTTGATCTGGCCACCGAAGCCATCATCCGCACTGGACACTTCACCCAGGTTCACATAGCGATAGTTCGCATCAAGCAACAGATTTTCGGTTACATCCAGAGACACACCGGCCATCAGAGCCCAGGCAAAGTTCCACTGACCATCGCCACCGAACGGAGTGGAAGATCCATCCGGGTTGACGCCAAAGTGGTTGCCCACATTCACGTAGGCAGCACCAATACCGCCACCGATGTAAGGGCGCAGGCCTTCGAGCACTTCGTACTCAAGATAGGCATTCCACAAGAGTGTATACGATTCGATGCTGGATTTCTCCTGGGAGAAGCCGGAACAACCAACCGTGGTACAGACAGCAAGACCGTAGAAGGATGCATCTACGCGATAGTCGACGGTCACATCCGTACGGAACCATTCATTGACCTGATAACCAATACCGGCACCGATAACGAATGTATGATCCAGGTCTTCCCAAAAAATATCAACGCGTGTGGAAGGGTTGGTAAAATCTGAATCCGTGGACTGATAGACAAAACCTACGTCACCGCGGAGATACCAGGTTCCTGATTCTTCAAAATCAATATCTACGATTGGTGGCTCGGGCAGATCCGCAGCGCTTGCAGCAACAGGGACGACTGCCAGCATCGCCGCACTGATTAGGGATTTAATCTTCAGGCTGACCATTTTATGTTCCTCAATCACCATGCACTCATAACGCCAGCATGAAAAGGATGCTGAAACTCAAGTAACAGAGATACAGAACAAGTCTTAATTGAAGATTAACCAAGAAACTTAACCTCAATTTTTAACCTTAACGCATCATTAATATCAGTTAATTTGTATTTATAAATTTGGCAAAATCCAATAATTCCTAGAGTTACAAAAATACATAAAATAAAAACTATTAATATTTCAGTATTTTTTGTTAATCATTGGATGGAAATTATATGTTCTCCTGACAAAATAAAAACCGGTGTCCATAAGGCACACCGGTTTTCAGATTAGATAGATATCGATTTCAGGGGCGATCAGGCAGCCACTGACCGCACAGCATTGCAGATATCGTCGACAACAGAGAGAACCAGAGGTTCATCATCCCCTTCCGCCATGACGCGAATAAGCGGCTCAGTCCCCGACTTCCGGATAACCAGACGCCCACGCCCGTCAAGACGCGCCTCACCTTCCGCAATAGCACTTTGAACATCAACGCTTTCAAGCGGTGCTCCACCGTTGAAACGGACATTCTTGAGAATCTGCGGCACGGGCTCAAACCGGTGACAGACCTCACTCACAGGCCGGTCACTCTCCTTGACCACAGACAGAACCTGCAGCGCTGATACGAGGCCATCACCTGTTGTGCTGAAATCTGAGAGGATAATATGGCCGGACTGCTCCCCGCCTACGTTATAACCGCCGGATTTCATCCGCTCGATGACATAGCGATCGCCAACCTTGGTTCGTTCCAATGTCAGCTTGCGATCGCTGAGATGACGTTCAAGGCCCAGATTGGACATGACTGTCGCCACGATACCGGGAGAAGACAGCATGGATCGGTCTGCCCACGTGTCGGCCACAACGGCCATCAGCTGATCGCCATCCACCACACGCCCCGTTTCATCAACAATGATGACCCGGTCCGCATCCCCATCAAGAGCAATCCCGATATCCGCACGAACTTCATGCACCTTGCGGCAAAGAGCATCCGTTGAAGTGGACCCGCATCCGTCATTGATGTTTATGCCATTTGGTTCGACACCAATGGTCACCACATCAGCGCCAAGCTCCCAGAGCGCATCCGGTGCCGACCGGTAGGCTGCACCATTGGCACAATCAATCACGACGCGCAGCCCTTCAAGACTCATAGAGCGTGGCAATGTCCGCTTAGCAAATTCAATATAGCGATCCCGAACACCATCCACACGCTTGGCACGACCCAGACGCTCAGAGGAAGCCAGTCGTGGCGCAAGATCTTCTTCCAGAAGGCTCTCAATCTGAGTCTCAAGTGCGTCAGACAGCTTGAAACCATCCGGCCCAAACAGCTTGATACCGTTGTCATGGTAAGGATTATGGGAGGCGGAAATCATGACGCCGATATCGGCCCTGAGGGATCGCGTCAGCATGGCAACTGCCGGAGTCGGCATCGGCCCCAACAGGAACACATCCATACCCGCGCTTGTAAATCCTGCCACCATGGCATTTTCAATCATATAGCCGGACAGCCGAGTATCCTTACCGATCACCACCCGGTGCCGGTGTTCTCCACGGGTAAAGATCAGGCCTGCAGCCATACCCACCTTCATCGCCAGTTCCGGCGTCATCGGTGGTGTATTGGCGCGACCGCGAATTCCATCCGTTCCAAAATATTTCCGAACCATTCAGGGACACCTTCTCGGACAACCAGAACCGCCTCATCCATTGCAAGTGGAGAGATGCTGATGGTCCGATATACTCCATTAAACTGTATTGGCCTTGTCATCAGACAACGCCTTTGGCCGCACCATACGCGAAACTCGTAACCAACGGGTTTCAAATTCAGTTATCAAGTGTAACAGAAAAGCGCGCCTGAGCAGTTCAGGCGCGCTTTGTCGTCTCTGTTCTGTAAAGGAGATCAAGCCTGAGGCTGAGGCTCCATACCACCCGGATCAGACTTGCCGTCCTTCTGCGATCCGGCAGTTGGCACTGCTGTACCGCGAGACGGAGGCGTCTCATCATCTGTATCACGATGAGGCGGCTTGCCTTTCAGAAGATCACAGATCTCATCACCGGACAGGGTTTCATACTCAAGCAGACCCTGGGCAATCGCGTGCAGCTCATCTTCGTAGTCGGTCAGGATCTGCTCCGCAGTCTGATAACCCTGGTCAACATAGGCCTTGATTTCCTCGTCGATCATCTTCTGTGTCTGCCCGGCAATATTTTGCTGACGGGCAACGGAATGGCCGAGGAAAACCTCTTCCTGATTCTCACCATAGGCAATCAGGCCCAGCTTGTCGGACATGCCCCACTGGGTCACCATGGCGCGTGCCAGACGCGTTGCCATCTGGATATCGCCGGAGGCGCCTGAGGTCACCTTCTCATAGCCGAAGATCTTCTCTTCCGCGACGCGACCACCCATGGCAACCGCCAGATCCGCATAACACTTGGCCCGGGTCAGCGAGACCTGATCTTTCTCAGGCAGGCGCATGACCATACCCAAAGCCCGGCCACGCGGAATGATGGTGGCTTTATGGATCGGATCAGAAGCAGGCATATGCAGGGTCACCAGAGCATGGCCAGCCTCGTGATAGGCGGTGAGTTTCTTCTCCTCATCCGTCATCACCAGCGTCCGGCGCTCGGCGCCCATCATTACCTTGTCTTTTGCATCTTCAAATTCCTGCATCGTCACAAGACGACGGCTGCGCCGTGCCGCAAGGAGTGCCGCTTCATTCACAAGGTTCATCAGGTCAGCACCAGAGAAACCCGGAGTTCCACGGGCAAGCGTCTTGATGTTGACATCCGGAGCCAGCGGAACATTGCGCACATGAACTTTGAGGATTTTCTCACGACCGGTCACATCCGGATTGGGCACAACAACCTGTCGGTCGAAACGGCCCGGACGCAGCAGCGCCGGATCCAGAACATCAGGACGGTTGGTCGCTGCAATCAGGATGATGCCTTCATTGGCCTCAAAGCCATCCATTTCAACGAGCAGCTGGTTGAGCGTCTGTTCACGTTCGTCATTGCCGCCGCCAAGGCCCGCACCACGGTGACGGCCTACAGCATCGATCTCATCAATAAAGATGATGCAGGGAGCGTTTTTCTTGGCCTGCTCGAACATGTCACGGACACGGCTGGCACCGACACCCACGAACATCTCAACAAAGTCAGAACCGGAAATGGTGAAGAACGGCACATTGGCTTCACCGGCAACTGATTTGGCCAGAAGCGTTTTACCGGTACCCGGAGGGCCAACCAGCAGCACACCGCGCGGAATACGACCGCCCAGACGCTGGAATTTCTGCGGATCGCGGAGGAACTCAACGATCTCCTGCAGGTCTTCCTTGGCTTCATCCACGCCAGCAACATCTTCAAAGGTCACACGACCATGCGCTTCCGTGAGCATCTTTGCCTTGGACTTGCCAAAACCCATGGCCTTGCCGCCTGAACCCTGCATCTGGCGCATGAAGAACACCCAGACCGCAATAAACAGAAGCATCGGGAACCAGTTCAGAAGAGCACCCAGGATCGGAGAACCTTCCGTTTCCGGCTTGGCCGTAATGGCAACACCCTTGCCATGCAGCTTATCAACAAGGTTCGGAGCATCCGGAGAATAGGTATGGAAGCTTGTATTGTTCCGATACTGACCCGTAATGTTCGGTCCGGAAATCGTGACACTGCTGACCTGTCCCTGCTCCACATCAGTCAGGAACTGGGAGAATGGAATCTCGCGTGTCGACCCACGCTGGGTGGGGTTCTGGAACAACTGAAACAGGGCAATCAAAAGCAAGGCAATGATGACCCAAAGGGCAAAGTTTCTGAAGTTACTGTTCATATGGATGTCCTGTTCGCCCCTGAACCTAGAATTCTGCAAATTTGGAAGATCTTATCATTCAGAGGTTAAAGATAGGTGGGCTTTACACCGATTCCAAGTCAAAGAACCGGCCAATTTGCCGCAAAAACACGCTTTTATGGATATTCTGTTGACCATATTGTCAGAAACTCGTCATCAGCCAGTGGAACAAGCACAGGATTCCCCTGTCTATGACCGC is a window of Coralliovum pocilloporae DNA encoding:
- a CDS encoding phosphoserine transaminase gives rise to the protein MAEPTVPGTAPGNPRFSSGPCAKRPGWTVDNLARAPLGRSHRAKLGKDRLKRAIDMTRTVLQVPDTHLIGIVPASDTGAVEMALWSLLGARGVDMLAWESFGKGWVTDVSKQLKLDDVRVLEADYGLLPDLSAVDCDRDVVFTWNGTTSGVRVPNGDWISADRAGLTICDATSAAFAQPLPFDKLDVVTFSWQKVLGGEGAHGVLILGPRAVERLETYTPAWPLPKIFRLTKGGKLIAGIFEGATINTPSMLCVEDYLDALDWAKSIGGLPALIARADDSAGAIAEWATETAWVDFLAVDPGTRSNTSVCLSIVDPDIAALDDAGQRAFAKGLVSRLEGRGIAYDIGAYRDAPPGLRIWTGATVEPDDVRALLPWLDWAFASEKQALSAAA
- the glmM gene encoding phosphoglucosamine mutase, with the translated sequence MVRKYFGTDGIRGRANTPPMTPELAMKVGMAAGLIFTRGEHRHRVVIGKDTRLSGYMIENAMVAGFTSAGMDVFLLGPMPTPAVAMLTRSLRADIGVMISASHNPYHDNGIKLFGPDGFKLSDALETQIESLLEEDLAPRLASSERLGRAKRVDGVRDRYIEFAKRTLPRSMSLEGLRVVIDCANGAAYRSAPDALWELGADVVTIGVEPNGININDGCGSTSTDALCRKVHEVRADIGIALDGDADRVIIVDETGRVVDGDQLMAVVADTWADRSMLSSPGIVATVMSNLGLERHLSDRKLTLERTKVGDRYVIERMKSGGYNVGGEQSGHIILSDFSTTGDGLVSALQVLSVVKESDRPVSEVCHRFEPVPQILKNVRFNGGAPLESVDVQSAIAEGEARLDGRGRLVIRKSGTEPLIRVMAEGDDEPLVLSVVDDICNAVRSVAA
- the serA gene encoding phosphoglycerate dehydrogenase, with the translated sequence MAPRVLISDKLSETAVQIFRDRGIDVDFQPDLGKDKEALRQVIGQYDGLAIRSATKATEKIIDAADNLKVIGRAGIGVDNIDLPKATQKGIVVMNTPFGNSITTAEHAISLMLALARQIPAADISTRASKWEKSRFMGVEITGKVLGVIGCGNIGAVVADRALGLRMKVVAFDPFLSEERAVDLGVEKVELDDLLRRADFITLHTPLTDKTRNIIDARALHLMKDGVRIVNCARGGLIVEEALKVALEAGKVAGVALDVFEEEPARENPLFDLPNVICTPHLGAATTEAQENVAVQIAEQMSDYLLSGAVTNALNMPSISAEEAPKLTPFVKLAEQLGLFAGQLTETGLKGIRIEYEGAVASMNVKALSSAALAGVLQPLLQTVNMVSAPAMAKERGIALEEVRREQQGAYESYIRLTVITDRQERSVAGTVFSDGKPRVIQIKGINMEAELGANMLYISNQDKPGFIGRLGTVLGNAAVNIATFNLGRQSQGQDAIALLEIDGCLTEAVLAEVGNLEGVVQAKPLQF
- a CDS encoding outer membrane protein, whose product is MVSLKIKSLISAAMLAVVPVAASAADLPEPPIVDIDFEESGTWYLRGDVGFVYQSTDSDFTNPSTRVDIFWEDLDHTFVIGAGIGYQVNEWFRTDVTVDYRVDASFYGLAVCTTVGCSGFSQEKSSIESYTLLWNAYLEYEVLEGLRPYIGGGIGAAYVNVGNHFGVNPDGSSTPFGGDGQWNFAWALMAGVSLDVTENLLLDANYRYVNLGEVSSADDGFGGQINHEDIDAHEVRVGFRYELH
- the ftsH gene encoding ATP-dependent zinc metalloprotease FtsH, which gives rise to MNSNFRNFALWVIIALLLIALFQLFQNPTQRGSTREIPFSQFLTDVEQGQVSSVTISGPNITGQYRNNTSFHTYSPDAPNLVDKLHGKGVAITAKPETEGSPILGALLNWFPMLLFIAVWVFFMRQMQGSGGKAMGFGKSKAKMLTEAHGRVTFEDVAGVDEAKEDLQEIVEFLRDPQKFQRLGGRIPRGVLLVGPPGTGKTLLAKSVAGEANVPFFTISGSDFVEMFVGVGASRVRDMFEQAKKNAPCIIFIDEIDAVGRHRGAGLGGGNDEREQTLNQLLVEMDGFEANEGIILIAATNRPDVLDPALLRPGRFDRQVVVPNPDVTGREKILKVHVRNVPLAPDVNIKTLARGTPGFSGADLMNLVNEAALLAARRSRRLVTMQEFEDAKDKVMMGAERRTLVMTDEEKKLTAYHEAGHALVTLHMPASDPIHKATIIPRGRALGMVMRLPEKDQVSLTRAKCYADLAVAMGGRVAEEKIFGYEKVTSGASGDIQMATRLARAMVTQWGMSDKLGLIAYGENQEEVFLGHSVARQQNIAGQTQKMIDEEIKAYVDQGYQTAEQILTDYEDELHAIAQGLLEYETLSGDEICDLLKGKPPHRDTDDETPPSRGTAVPTAGSQKDGKSDPGGMEPQPQA
- a CDS encoding adenylosuccinate synthase; this translates as MANVVVVGSQWGDEGKGKIVDWLSERADVVVRFQGGHNAGHTLVIDGVKYKLSLLPSGVVRQDKMAVIGNGVVLDPRALADEIGRLAEQGVAVSEANLRIAENTPLILSLHQELDAIRENNSSADTRIGTTRRGIGPAYEDKVGRRAIRLMDLVNLNTLPGKIERLLVHHNAIRRGLGVEEISAQTIYDELVGVADKILPFMDKVWYLLDERRKAGDRILFEGAQGALLDIDHGTYPFVTSSNTIAGQAATGSGLGPNAINYVLGITKAYTTRVGEGPFPTELNDEIGQFLGERGHEFGTVTGRQRRCGWFDAVLVRQTCKTSGISGIALTKLDVLDGLDEIKVCVAYELDGKRIDYLPASQGQQARVKPIYETLEGWSGTTAGARTWNDLPAQAVKYVRHIEELIEAPVALLSTSPERDDTILVQDPFED